In a single window of the Mesoplodon densirostris isolate mMesDen1 chromosome 18, mMesDen1 primary haplotype, whole genome shotgun sequence genome:
- the AFMID gene encoding kynurenine formamidase — MDGVGGGPEHGAPWKRMSKEELENQYSPSRWVVRLGAEAALRTYSQMGNEATKRAQATGRNLLDVPYGDGEGEKLDIYFPEAVSEALPFLVFFHGGYWQSGSKDSSAFMVSPLTAQGVAVVIVAYDIAPKGTLDQMVDQVTQSIVFVQKQYPGNQGIYLCGHSAGAHLAAMMLLANWTKHGVTPNLKGFFLVSGIYDLEPVMHTSENASLLTTLEDAQRNSPQWHLKTAQTQPVDPACRILVTVGQHDSPEFHRQSREFYQTLCRGGWKASFEELHDVDHFEILWNLTQKDYVLTQIILKTIFQES, encoded by the exons ATGGACGGCGTGGGCGGAGGTCCCGAGCACGGGGCTCCCTGGAAGAGGATGTCTAAAGAG GAGCTGGAGAATCAGTACTCCCCCAGCAGATGGGTCGTCCGACTGGGAGCAGAGGCGGCCTTGAGGACCTACTCACAGATGGGAAACGAGG CTACCAAGAGGGCCCAGGCCACCGGGAGGAACCTGCTCGATGTCCCCTATGGAGACGGCGAAGGGGAGAAACTGGACATCTACTTTCCTGAGGCAGTGTCTGAAG CCTTGCCGTTCCTCGTGTTTTTTCATGGAGGATACTGGCAGAGTGGAAG TAAAGACTCGTCCGCCTTCATGGTCAGCCCACTGACAGCACAGGGAGTGGCTGTGGTGATAGTGGCTTATGACATTGCCCCCAAAG GCACCCTGGACCAGATGGTAGACCAGGTGACCCAGAGCATCGTGTTTGTCCAGAAACAGTATCCAGGCAACCA GGGAATTTACCTGTGCGGACACTCAGCTGGGGCCCACCTCGCTGCCATGATGCTCCTGGCCAACTGGACCAAGCATGGAGTCACGCCCAACCTCAAAG GCTTCTTCCTGGTGAGTGGGATCTATGACCTCGAGCCTGTCATGCACACCTCTGAGAACGCCTCTCTCCTCACAACCCT GGAGGATGCTCAAAGGAACAGCCCACAGTGGCACCTGAAGACAGCCCAGACACAGCCTGTGGATCCAGCCTGCCGCATCCTGGTGACTGTGGGCCAACACGACAGCCCCGAATTCCACCGACAGTCCAGGGAATTTTATCAG ACTCTGTGCCGAGGAGGGTGGAAAGCCTCCTTTGAAGAGCTCCATGATGTGGATCACTTTGAAATCCTTTGGAACCTAACCCAGAAGGACTACGTGCTCACCCAG